The DNA sequence AAGACAgaaatagtcacaaaaaaaaatttaagacataaataactaactttttttatcaaaaaattttacaAGAGttaatctaaattttattttttgtaacatGAATGAAGAAGAGACCAACTGCTTGACTTGGTTCAAGTTCCTCTAATGCTCTCCTCGCTTCAACTAAAGAGCCCTACTTTCTATTTCCCGTCTACCCTCTACCCTCTTCCTCTTCccctttacattttattttattttattttattttcttttcttttctccctttttcggTTTTTGGCCTTCATGCTTTCTCCCCTTCAATATTCTTCCCCAGATAGAATCGAATTTCCACCCCCATTTTCCCTCAAAATCCCTCTCTCCCATTTCCTCTTCCCAATTTCATGATTTCCCCTTAATGCCCCCACTGTCGCTAGATTCACCTCAAACACACTCTTCCCCCTTTTAATTCCATCCGAGAGGGTTCGCAAAACCCGTTTCGGGTTATCGGGTACCCGAATTCGCCTCCCCATTTCGGGTTCGGAGCTCTCGGAAGCTTATTTCGccgtttcaatttttttttggtcttctggatttttccttttttttttaaaccgtTAGGGGTTAACGGCGCTGTCGTTTTGTCATGGGCGATCTTCATGTGAACGGCGTCGTTTTCGGGGAGGATCGCCCCTGCGCCTCGTCGCCGCCGTCGCCGCCGCTGCCGTTGTCAAACCCCGATCCGAGCTCCGTCGCTGCAGACGCATGGTCAGCCGCTGAGGCCACCACCTCCGCGATTCTCCGCCGGATTAGGCCGACGCTCGGTGCTGACCGGAAGCGCCGCGAGGTTGTTGATTACGTGCAGAGGCTGATTCGATATGGCGCTCGGTGTGaggtgttattttattttatttttgtgtttgcTCATTGAATTTTCGATTCATAATTGTGCTTTACTTCATGCAGCTTTTGTTTGAATTGGATGCTTTTCTTTTTGTGATCTTGGATGTTTTTGGAGGTTTTGGCGTTATATTGTTGTGTTTTGTGATGATTCTGTTATAGTTTGCTGAGCAATTTCAAGTGTGTGTGTATATGCTGTTTGACACATCAATTGGGAGTTTGGATTGTTGTGTTATGTAGTGTTGTTGTTGGGTTTTTGTTTGTGTTCACTGAACGGTGCTTTTTGCCTGTGGATTATGCATGGCACGTTGGTGAttgctgtttttactttttagctTTAGGAATGTGTTGAGGGGGTTCTTGTTCTAATGGCACTTGATTGGGAGGTAGGAAGACCCGCTAGTTACCATTCAAGCTGAGTGTCCTGTAGCTTGAGTCGTGTTTATGGGAGCTAAGTGCAGAAGGAATGAAGGATATGGAGTATGGTTGTTTGGTTGGTTGAGTTTTTATGGCCGATAGAATCGCAAGGCCGAACCTTAGGATAGTTGTGGAAATGAATAAATCCGGGATCAGCTATCTATTCCTGATTTTGGTCTAAGTGTATAATCATTCTATAAGAATTACCCTTTTCTGGATATATATGTTTAGCTTAATAATATGTATATGTGCTGTTAACGAAGTGCAATTTTGAATTTTCTGATTTGTTTTAATGGATTATCACTTATGGGTTGTAATCTCATATTTGCTTTGAGTTGATAAATGATAAAATGCACATGCCTCTGGATGTAATCTTATTTGAATATTTTGCATTTGCAAAACATCTTTAAAGTGAGGTTGTATTATATTTGAACAAACAGGATGCATAGTGCACTGTAATTTTAAACCACTAAATGATGACATGGATGAATTcagtcaatatatatatatgcatcttTGCCTGCTcaccttaaaatttaaaatactcttTCTTTTGTTGCAGGTCTTTCCATATGGGTCGGTTCCTTTAAAAACATATCTTCCAGATGGAGATATTGATTTGACTGCACTCAGTTGTCAAAATATTGAGGATGGCTTAGTGTCGGATGTTCACACTGTTCTACGAGGAGAGGAAATCAATGAAGCTGCTGAATATGAAGTGAAGGATGTTCGTTTCATTGATGCAGaggttttttcttctttcttggcACCTTATTGGAAATTGAATACAGTTCTGTTTGCAAGCATTGTGTGCCAAATGACCACCGTAAAATTATAATTCCAGAGTTATTATAAGCCTGAAATGCTGAATCTGCATTTCCTTTAATTTTCCATTTGGAAAGGAATTACTTCTTTTCTCTCTAGGATGGAATTGACCCTGTCTTTTAGTCTTGCTCTCTATTGAAACTTTTCACATGTTTAGATGATTCATGATTGCCTCTCTTCCCTTACCTTATGATTCCTCCTTTTCAAAACAGGCTGTTtatagtgttatttttgtgttttgtggtcAGTTTTTCAAAGCAAGCTCTGTTAAGACTGTTCTATTTGTGTTTTATGCTCAATAAGCCACAAAATTTTTCACCCATCACCATTGTGTTTCTTCTATCTTTGTAAAGGTAGTGAATTTTGTGTTGGTAACCTTGCATAGAATCTGGGGCGAATGATGGTCACTCTGGTTAGTTTAAATCTAATATGTTTTCACTGTACGGTGTGGACAGAAAAAGTGTTGGTCCTTATATTGAAGTGCCTTTTCTCCCCTTTTCTTAATGCAGGTTAAGCTTATCAAATGCATTGTACAGAATATTGTTGTAGACATCTCTTTCAATCAATTAGGAGGACTCAGTACGTTATGTTTTCTTGAAAAGGTACCCTTAATGTGGCAATTCTCCACTTAAATCATGAAAAGTTCTGTGACGAAACATGTTCATATGTACTTTGGCCAACATTTTGAAAGCAGGATGATTCAACTCAATCTTttagtttctttattttattcaatgtATCAAGGCTACAGAAGCAAGTATTATGTATTATATTCTTTGGAGAACTTGTATGCATGCAGACATTGTAGTCTGTCATTATTGTTTTTGTACTGTACTGTGTCCACACGTGCAATGTTTACTGTATTATTATGCTTATACAATTCCATTACGTAATTAGGTTGATCGACTTGTTGGCAAGGATCATCTCTTCAAACGTAGCATTATACTGATAAAAGCTTGGTGCTACTATGAGAGTCGTATTCTGGGTGCTCATCATGGCTTGATTTCAACATATGCTCTGGAAACACTTGTTCTGTATATTTTCCATCAGTTTCATGTATCCTTAGATGGTCCACTAGCGGTAAGTTCTCCATCAAATCTATTTGGGTCATTTTAATgaggaaaagaaaggagagaaatCTGCATCCCTTGATGCTGACTATGCATTCTTTAAGTAAGCTGCACTTTGCCCTTCGATCCAGGTTCTCTATAGATTTTTGGACTACTTCAGCAAATTCGACTGGGATAATTATTGTGTTAGTTTGAAGGGACCAGTTGGAAAATCTTCTCTGCCTAATATAGTTGGTATGAAATTCCCcctgtttttgttttttgaatgatatAGTATTTTTAGGTTGTTTTCTGACTCTCTGTTGTGTGAAGCTGAGGTGGCAGAAAATGGAGGAGACGCTCTGCTGACTGAGGAGTTCATCAAAACCTGTGTGGAATCATTCTCGGTACCTTCAAGGGGACCTGATTTAAATTTTCGTGCATTTCCTCAGAAACATCTTAACATCATTGATCCactaaaggaaaacaacaaccTTGGTCGCAGTGTCAATAAAGGTTGAAGTGAATATCCCGTTAGTTTTAATATGCCATTATGCTCTGTTCTGATATAAATTCTTTTCCAGTTTTTATATGTTATTGTGCCTTTTAAAAGACACCTTTGATTGAAATGTTCTGTACTGAATGGTCGTTCATCTTCTTTTGTTGAAGTTTAAATATTAGATAGTAGATCAGTTGCATATAAAGCAAGCGCAGCAGTTACTTGATGATATAAAGTCCTTCTATAAATGGGGATATGATTTTTGTAACCCATGGTTGTGCGAGGATATGTGGATGACCAGAGAAAGATTGGAGAATGCATCTGCATCAAATCTAGGTATGAAAAATGTGCATATGGTGGTGGGAGTCAATGGAGAGAGCATGTTGTTGAGGAGAGAAATGACGAGCTTGAGGGAGGGCAGTGTGTATTTGGACCAAATATGGGGATCAATAATCTACATGAGTTTGTGGGAGAAATTGGAAAGATGATTGGAATGACTATTTCTTTGATAGGAAGGAGCAACTGGTGGGCTTTGAATGGAGAATATTATTATTGCATATCTTCTCATGAGAAATGGAAGGAAAAGGGGGAAAAAGGGGAGAGGGCAGGTGGGGAAGGATGAACAAATTGTGGTGAGATGACTGAGGTCCGAGTCCATAGGTGCCCTTTTCTGGTTGTTACTTTGAGTGGTGATATACTTCATAATCTGACATTCCAAATACTGTTGAGGTCTCTATTTCTAAATCAATATTAGTTTATTCCAGTACCTATTCCATATTTGTCAAAGTTTATTCTAGTACCTATTCCTTAGTTGTCAAAATCTGTATCAGGGAGCCTTGATTTTGGTAAATGGAGACTGGAGGGAGTAATTGAATGACTCTGTCTGGTGATTGAGAATATGAATgatgagtttttttatttttttattttttacctgGGAGCAGGAGGAGGGGaggagagggggggggggggtggggtGGGTTCTGGACCAGATGTGGGCATTGGTAATGTTCGTGTGGTGGGAGAGATTAGTGGCCTGACTCTTGCATTGATCAACCTTTATTTCACTATGTCAAAGCCCTTATTTGAGCCCTCTAATTGATGAAGTGGGGACACTATTTGATGGGGAGGCATTTTGTCATCCAGATAGGAAAAAAGAGCTTGTGGACCAGTGAGTGATTTGTGAAGGACAATAGAGATGAGTGCAAAAATTATTAGGATTTGATTGACATATAGTAATTAGTAAAAGCCCCAAGTAGCAGATGCTTTGTCAAGGTTCATTGCTTTCAAGGTTCCAATGCTCAACAGTCCTGGTTTTCTAGTGTGTTAGAAGAAATATATGAGCAAACAGACACAACTTGATATTAACCTGCTACTGTATACATCACTACCACATCACTGTTGCCGCTATGTGTTCTTAGATTCTGTTTATGTACAATCCATTATGGATCTCGAGTGTGGCATTATAAATAGTTGTAGGTGTCTTGCGTTTGTGTATCAGTCCATTATTTTTTTAGTCTAGTACTCTCTCATTAGAACAatgtttattttcttctttttcaggtAATTTCTATCGAATACGCAGTGCTTTTAAGTATGGTGCCCGAAAGCTTGGCTGGATTCTTATGCTACCAGAAGATAGAATAGCAGATGAGCTTAATAGGTTCTTTGCGAACACATTGGATAGGCATGGATGCAATCATGGGAATGACATGCGAACTCCGAGTCTTGGTTGTAGTCCTAGAGATTTTGACTTCTCAGGAACATCAGAGGCTGCAGTGTGCTCTGAAGACAAGACATCTTTCTTTGTTTCTACCGGATCCAAAGTGGAAAGTTTACCCGGAAATCAACATAATTGTGAAACTAAAAATGAAAGAGAAAGGAATGGAGTAAAAGTTTTCTCCTCTTTGGCAGGGCCATCAGTTGACTCATCTGGGGATGAAAATGCAGATCCAATTTATAAACTAGTTGAAGATTCTAAGGATGTTGCAACAATAGGATGCTTGGATCTTGCAAGCAGTAATGATGCATCATATTTTTCAAATGGGATTGCTTCTAATGAAACAACAGTTAATTCTCTTATTGATGACGAGAAAGAGAAGCATGTTATGGAGAACAACTCTAGGTCAAATCTTGATGAAAATAGTGTGGCGTCTTATGGGCTAGTTGATTCGAGAAATGCAGTTGATGTCTTTGAAAATAATTTCCCTCATAGTGATAGTTACACTACTACTGTATCTTGGGGTACTGAAGCTACAAAATCCCTATTGGACCTGGCTGGGGATTATGAAAGTAACATTAGGAATCTACAATATGGTCAGATGTGCAATGGTTATACTGTCTCTCCT is a window from the Arachis hypogaea cultivar Tifrunner chromosome 17, arahy.Tifrunner.gnm2.J5K5, whole genome shotgun sequence genome containing:
- the LOC112766852 gene encoding uncharacterized protein isoform X4, yielding MGDLHVNGVVFGEDRPCASSPPSPPLPLSNPDPSSVAADAWSAAEATTSAILRRIRPTLGADRKRREVVDYVQRLIRYGARCEVFPYGSVPLKTYLPDGDIDLTALSCQNIEDGLVSDVHTVLRGEEINEAAEYEVKDVRFIDAEVDRLVGKDHLFKRSIILIKAWCYYESRILGAHHGLISTYALETLVLYIFHQFHVSLDGPLAVLYRFLDYFSKFDWDNYCVSLKGPVGKSSLPNIVAEVAENGGDALLTEEFIKTCVESFSVPSRGPDLNFRAFPQKHLNIIDPLKENNNLGRSVNKGNFYRIRSAFKYGARKLGWILMLPEDRIADELNRFFANTLDRHGCNHGNDMRTPSLGCSPRDFDFSGTSEAAVCSEDKTSFFVSTGSKVESLPGNQHNCETKNERERNGVKVFSSLAGPSVDSSGDENADPIYKLVEDSKDVATIGCLDLASSNDASYFSNGIASNETTVNSLIDDEKEKHVMENNSRSNLDENSVASYGLVDSRNAVDVFENNFPHSDSYTTTVSWGTEATKSLLDLAGDYESNIRNLQYGQMCNGYTVSPLVVPSPPRSPKLQNRNPWETVRQCLQINQSIHSQANSNGVLGPVYLVNHATLPIPPFGSEEKRKLRGTGAYFPNMSSRPYRDNRPMSGRGRSQASGAHGQQHRHAHSRNNGFIPTLQELNLSVEGSFEHPLEVYPPLGSAKSRSSETYFSQPAIWGPRHSNGFPHTSEKHESGTVSPQHRGPPRIEVSNLHESSISTTKGSAPSTGVVSEESSDSLSAVDNKSIILGGVHGHSNSLDDDPEKQ
- the LOC112766852 gene encoding uncharacterized protein isoform X2, which translates into the protein MGDLHVNGVVFGEDRPCASSPPSPPLPLSNPDPSSVAADAWSAAEATTSAILRRIRPTLGADRKRREVVDYVQRLIRYGARCEVFPYGSVPLKTYLPDGDIDLTALSCQNIEDGLVSDVHTVLRGEEINEAAEYEVKDVRFIDAEVKLIKCIVQNIVVDISFNQLGGLSTLCFLEKVDRLVGKDHLFKRSIILIKAWCYYESRILGAHHGLISTYALETLVLYIFHQFHVSLDGPLAVLYRFLDYFSKFDWDNYCVSLKGPVGKSSLPNIVAEVAENGGDALLTEEFIKTCVESFSVPSRGPDLNFRAFPQKHLNIIDPLKENNNLGRSVNKGNFYRIRSAFKYGARKLGWILMLPEDRIADELNRFFANTLDRHGCNHGNDMRTPSLGCSPRDFDFSGTSEAAVCSEDKTSFFVSTGSKVESLPGNQHNCETKNERERNGVKVFSSLAGPSVDSSGDENADPIYKLVEDSKDVATIGCLDLASSNDASYFSNGIASNETTVNSLIDDEKEKHVMENNSRSNLDENSVASYGLVDSRNAVDVFENNFPHSDSYTTTVSWGTEATKSLLDLAGDYESNIRNLQYGQMCNGYTVSPLVVPSPPRSPKLQNRNPWETVRQCLQINQSIHSQANSNGVLGPVYLVNHATLPIPPFGSEEKRKLRGTGAYFPNMSSRPYRDNRPMSGRGRSQASGAHGQQHRHAHSRNNGFIPTLQELNLSVEGSFEHPLEVYPPLGSAKSRSSETYFSQPAIWGPRHSNGFPHTSEKHESGTVSPQHRGPPRIEVSNLHESSISTTKGSAPSTGVVSEESSDSLSAVDNKRIDVGAYHLKNEDDFPPLSH
- the LOC112766852 gene encoding uncharacterized protein isoform X5 yields the protein MGDLHVNGVVFGEDRPCASSPPSPPLPLSNPDPSSVAADAWSAAEATTSAILRRIRPTLGADRKRREVVDYVQRLIRYGARCEVFPYGSVPLKTYLPDGDIDLTALSCQNIEDGLVSDVHTVLRGEEINEAAEYEVKDVRFIDAEVDRLVGKDHLFKRSIILIKAWCYYESRILGAHHGLISTYALETLVLYIFHQFHVSLDGPLAVLYRFLDYFSKFDWDNYCVSLKGPVGKSSLPNIVAEVAENGGDALLTEEFIKTCVESFSVPSRGPDLNFRAFPQKHLNIIDPLKENNNLGRSVNKGNFYRIRSAFKYGARKLGWILMLPEDRIADELNRFFANTLDRHGCNHGNDMRTPSLGCSPRDFDFSGTSEAAVCSEDKTSFFVSTGSKVESLPGNQHNCETKNERERNGVKVFSSLAGPSVDSSGDENADPIYKLVEDSKDVATIGCLDLASSNDASYFSNGIASNETTVNSLIDDEKEKHVMENNSRSNLDENSVASYGLVDSRNAVDVFENNFPHSDSYTTTVSWGTEATKSLLDLAGDYESNIRNLQYGQMCNGYTVSPLVVPSPPRSPKLQNRNPWETVRQCLQINQSIHSQANSNGVLGPVYLVNHATLPIPPFGSEEKRKLRGTGAYFPNMSSRPYRDNRPMSGRGRSQASGAHGQQHRHAHSRNNGFIPTLQELNLSVEGSFEHPLEVYPPLGSAKSRSSETYFSQPAIWGPRHSNGFPHTSEKHESGTVSPQHRGPPRIEVSNLHESSISTTKGSAPSTGVVSEESSDSLSAVDNKRIDVGAYHLKNEDDFPPLSH
- the LOC112766852 gene encoding uncharacterized protein isoform X3; translation: MGDLHVNGVVFGEDRPCASSPPSPPLPLSNPDPSSVAADAWSAAEATTSAILRRIRPTLGADRKRREVVDYVQRLIRYGARCEVFPYGSVPLKTYLPDGDIDLTALSCQNIEDGLVSDVHTVLRGEEINEAAEYEVKDVRFIDAEVKLIKCIVQNIVVDISFNQLGGLSTLCFLEKVDRLVGKDHLFKRSIILIKAWCYYESRILGAHHGLISTYALETLVLYIFHQFHVSLDGPLAVLYRFLDYFSKFDWDNYCVSLKGPVGKSSLPNIVAEVAENGGDALLTEEFIKTCVESFSVPSRGPDLNFRAFPQKHLNIIDPLKENNNLGRSVNKGNFYRIRSAFKYGARKLGWILMLPEDRIADELNRFFANTLDRHGCNHGNDMRTPSLGCSPRDFDFSGTSEAAVCSEDKTSFFVSTGSKVESLPGNQHNCETKNERERNGVKVFSSLAGPSVDSSGDENADPIYKLVEDSKDVATIGCLDLASSNDASYFSNGIASNETTVNSLIDDEKEKHVMENNSRSNLDENSVASYGLVDSRNAVDVFENNFPHSDSYTTTVSWGTEATKSLLDLAGDYESNIRNLQYGQMCNGYTVSPLVVPSPPRSPKLQNRNPWETVRQCLQINQSIHSQANSNGVLGPVYLVNHATLPIPPFGSEEKRKLRGTGAYFPNMSSRPYRDNRPMSGRGRSQASGAHGQQHRHAHSRNNGFIPTLQELNLSVEGSFEHPLEVYPPLGSAKSRSSETYFSQPAIWGPRHSNGFPHTSEKHESGTVSPQHRGPPRIEVSNLHESSISTTKGSAPSTGVVSEESSDSLSAVDNKSLCS
- the LOC112766852 gene encoding uncharacterized protein isoform X6: MGDLHVNGVVFGEDRPCASSPPSPPLPLSNPDPSSVAADAWSAAEATTSAILRRIRPTLGADRKRREVVDYVQRLIRYGARCEVFPYGSVPLKTYLPDGDIDLTALSCQNIEDGLVSDVHTVLRGEEINEAAEYEVKDVRFIDAEVDRLVGKDHLFKRSIILIKAWCYYESRILGAHHGLISTYALETLVLYIFHQFHVSLDGPLAVLYRFLDYFSKFDWDNYCVSLKGPVGKSSLPNIVAEVAENGGDALLTEEFIKTCVESFSVPSRGPDLNFRAFPQKHLNIIDPLKENNNLGRSVNKGNFYRIRSAFKYGARKLGWILMLPEDRIADELNRFFANTLDRHGCNHGNDMRTPSLGCSPRDFDFSGTSEAAVCSEDKTSFFVSTGSKVESLPGNQHNCETKNERERNGVKVFSSLAGPSVDSSGDENADPIYKLVEDSKDVATIGCLDLASSNDASYFSNGIASNETTVNSLIDDEKEKHVMENNSRSNLDENSVASYGLVDSRNAVDVFENNFPHSDSYTTTVSWGTEATKSLLDLAGDYESNIRNLQYGQMCNGYTVSPLVVPSPPRSPKLQNRNPWETVRQCLQINQSIHSQANSNGVLGPVYLVNHATLPIPPFGSEEKRKLRGTGAYFPNMSSRPYRDNRPMSGRGRSQASGAHGQQHRHAHSRNNGFIPTLQELNLSVEGSFEHPLEVYPPLGSAKSRSSETYFSQPAIWGPRHSNGFPHTSEKHESGTVSPQHRGPPRIEVSNLHESSISTTKGSAPSTGVVSEESSDSLSAVDNKSLCS
- the LOC112766852 gene encoding uncharacterized protein isoform X1, giving the protein MGDLHVNGVVFGEDRPCASSPPSPPLPLSNPDPSSVAADAWSAAEATTSAILRRIRPTLGADRKRREVVDYVQRLIRYGARCEVFPYGSVPLKTYLPDGDIDLTALSCQNIEDGLVSDVHTVLRGEEINEAAEYEVKDVRFIDAEVKLIKCIVQNIVVDISFNQLGGLSTLCFLEKVDRLVGKDHLFKRSIILIKAWCYYESRILGAHHGLISTYALETLVLYIFHQFHVSLDGPLAVLYRFLDYFSKFDWDNYCVSLKGPVGKSSLPNIVAEVAENGGDALLTEEFIKTCVESFSVPSRGPDLNFRAFPQKHLNIIDPLKENNNLGRSVNKGNFYRIRSAFKYGARKLGWILMLPEDRIADELNRFFANTLDRHGCNHGNDMRTPSLGCSPRDFDFSGTSEAAVCSEDKTSFFVSTGSKVESLPGNQHNCETKNERERNGVKVFSSLAGPSVDSSGDENADPIYKLVEDSKDVATIGCLDLASSNDASYFSNGIASNETTVNSLIDDEKEKHVMENNSRSNLDENSVASYGLVDSRNAVDVFENNFPHSDSYTTTVSWGTEATKSLLDLAGDYESNIRNLQYGQMCNGYTVSPLVVPSPPRSPKLQNRNPWETVRQCLQINQSIHSQANSNGVLGPVYLVNHATLPIPPFGSEEKRKLRGTGAYFPNMSSRPYRDNRPMSGRGRSQASGAHGQQHRHAHSRNNGFIPTLQELNLSVEGSFEHPLEVYPPLGSAKSRSSETYFSQPAIWGPRHSNGFPHTSEKHESGTVSPQHRGPPRIEVSNLHESSISTTKGSAPSTGVVSEESSDSLSAVDNKSIILGGVHGHSNSLDDDPEKQ